One genomic segment of Paenibacillus sp. FSL H8-0332 includes these proteins:
- a CDS encoding histidine kinase: protein MNSPFFSFLRRSFYIKMIVVMFAISVIPLIVLSFISVSVSSTTVEQQVNRLNAQLVNQVVDRIELTMTRLRELSEQYSRISSIQSALVSPSAQYFEEVVRKKDLISVLSGASAIIGNVEGLQVYSAVTGEVLSSTEAPAMLKESPYGPLIEAYLASGRPNLFLDKHSLPELAILHSSTYYISRVPFDLYKDLKGVLLISMNNSQYQQQIENIQLGSEGSISLLTEDGLTIATTSKLEKQEDTQRVQEILKRWKELKRPDQFAAGSSIVSVKQTSTYDKWIVLSEIPSKELTASAEIIRRTVTYFLLILVCLGALCVVGFGYQLYRPLQAVKRQVDALKKGNFDARVTHFESNEIGDLGRMLNTMAVRIQDLLADLHDSEDLKRKLEIRALQSQINPHFMYNTLNTIRMFAMMKDYEKINSLMGRLVALLRYSMENFEQTVQLQQELEYLADYVGLLNMRYKCQIHLEAEIEEPLRGMMIPKLGLQPLIENSVFHGILPRKAPEGHINVRVYRSPGGSHIIVQVEDDGTGLEEAELRKLQLHLQQEESSENIGLQNVWMRMKLLFGAETQILLTGAPGEGLTIRMLLPSGNVLIKEEPHESL from the coding sequence ATGAATTCACCCTTTTTCAGCTTTTTGCGGCGGAGCTTCTATATTAAGATGATTGTGGTCATGTTCGCCATCTCGGTGATTCCGCTGATTGTGCTGTCCTTCATCTCTGTAAGCGTATCCAGTACGACAGTGGAGCAGCAGGTGAACCGCCTGAATGCCCAGCTCGTCAATCAGGTCGTAGACCGGATTGAATTAACCATGACCCGGCTGCGGGAACTCAGCGAGCAGTACTCCCGGATCTCGTCCATTCAGAGTGCGCTGGTGTCGCCGTCGGCTCAATATTTTGAAGAGGTGGTCCGCAAAAAGGATCTGATCTCCGTGCTCAGCGGCGCCTCCGCCATCATCGGGAATGTGGAGGGTCTGCAGGTCTATTCCGCCGTTACAGGAGAAGTCCTCTCCTCCACAGAAGCCCCGGCCATGCTGAAGGAGTCTCCATACGGGCCGCTGATTGAAGCGTATCTGGCTTCGGGACGGCCGAATCTTTTTCTGGACAAGCACTCCCTGCCTGAACTTGCTATCCTTCATTCGTCCACCTATTATATCTCACGCGTTCCCTTCGACTTATATAAGGACCTGAAGGGCGTGCTGCTGATCTCCATGAATAACAGCCAATACCAGCAGCAGATTGAGAATATTCAGCTTGGGAGCGAGGGCTCCATCTCCCTGCTGACAGAAGACGGCCTGACCATTGCCACGACCAGCAAGCTCGAGAAGCAGGAGGATACGCAGCGGGTGCAGGAGATTCTGAAGCGCTGGAAGGAGCTGAAGCGCCCGGATCAGTTCGCGGCAGGCTCCTCTATTGTCTCTGTCAAGCAGACCTCCACCTACGACAAGTGGATCGTACTCTCGGAGATTCCGTCCAAGGAGCTTACCGCCAGCGCCGAGATCATCCGCCGGACGGTCACTTATTTTCTGCTGATACTGGTCTGTCTGGGGGCGCTCTGTGTGGTCGGCTTCGGGTATCAGCTCTACCGGCCTCTACAGGCTGTGAAGCGGCAGGTCGATGCTCTGAAAAAAGGGAATTTCGACGCCCGGGTCACCCATTTCGAGAGTAATGAGATCGGGGATCTGGGCCGGATGCTCAATACAATGGCTGTCCGCATACAGGATCTGCTTGCAGACCTGCATGATTCGGAGGATCTGAAGCGCAAGCTGGAGATCCGGGCGCTGCAATCGCAGATCAACCCCCATTTCATGTACAATACCCTCAATACGATCCGTATGTTCGCCATGATGAAGGATTATGAGAAGATCAACTCCCTGATGGGACGGCTGGTGGCCTTGCTGCGGTATTCGATGGAGAATTTCGAGCAGACGGTACAGCTTCAGCAGGAGCTTGAATATCTGGCGGATTATGTCGGGCTGCTGAATATGCGTTACAAATGCCAGATTCATCTGGAGGCTGAGATCGAGGAGCCGCTGCGTGGCATGATGATTCCGAAGCTGGGTCTGCAGCCGCTGATTGAGAACTCCGTGTTCCACGGCATTCTCCCGCGGAAGGCACCGGAAGGGCATATCAATGTGCGGGTATACAGAAGCCCCGGAGGGAGCCATATTATTGTACAAGTCGAGGACGACGGAACCGGTCTGGAAGAGGCTGAGCTGAGGAAGCTGCAGCTCCATCTCCAGCAGGAAGAGTCTTCCGAGAACATCGGGCTGCAAAATGTATGGATGCGCATGAAGCTGCTGTTCGGGGCGGAGACACAAATCCTGCTCACAGGCGCTCCGGGCGAAGGCTTGACGATCCGCATGCTGCTGCCGTCCGGGAACGTTCTGATTAAGGAGGAACCTCATGAATCACTATAG
- a CDS encoding extracellular solute-binding protein yields the protein MSITRKLVPLVASAALMVTALAGCGGGNNSAAGSTAAPEGSTPSGAAGKPASIKAMTILFGNPPEMTNNKALEDLEKRGNVDLNVTFVPSEAYTDKLSVAVSAGDSYDLLLMDGGKDDKFNNLVKMGAFHDLTPYLAKTKNISQIDEVVWNGAKIDGKSYGIPRPRGLYGGGEANILIRKDWLDKYNLPVPKTMDELTNALAVFKEKDPAGGGKTIPFTIYGSDGVNSPGPFSGVLPIQYAFGIPNVWKLDGDNVVRDFQTPEYKAFLEWLRDSWSKGLIDKDAPVLKNQGQARSKFLAGTAGAFVGNVSDIVETNVEKLKQTDPKAEIAIVDVLEGANGQKGASVLSGYYGLWAVPSSVPEDKVQQIVDFLDFTASEENVAFSKAGVTGIHSSDFKNGVAVQTEEQKKQYELDKPNNFILENRADPYVYANSKEPDILALQKATLDTISKIGVENPFLSYNSQYASKNPDSYKKMSAVMTKYVLGEGAWEDVQKEIDTWTKGSGEQITKELLDQYHAEHSTK from the coding sequence ATGAGTATCACAAGAAAGCTTGTACCGCTTGTAGCTTCAGCGGCATTGATGGTAACTGCACTGGCAGGCTGCGGCGGCGGTAACAATTCAGCAGCAGGCAGCACAGCGGCACCGGAAGGCAGTACACCAAGCGGTGCGGCCGGCAAGCCGGCCAGCATCAAGGCCATGACCATTCTTTTCGGTAATCCGCCGGAGATGACGAACAACAAGGCGCTGGAGGATCTGGAGAAGCGCGGCAATGTAGATCTGAACGTTACCTTCGTTCCATCCGAGGCCTATACGGATAAACTCTCTGTGGCAGTATCCGCCGGAGATTCCTATGACCTGCTGCTGATGGATGGCGGCAAGGACGATAAATTCAACAACCTGGTGAAAATGGGCGCTTTTCATGACCTGACGCCTTACCTTGCGAAGACCAAGAATATCAGCCAGATTGATGAAGTGGTCTGGAACGGTGCCAAGATTGACGGCAAATCCTACGGAATTCCCCGGCCTCGCGGTCTCTACGGCGGAGGTGAAGCCAATATTCTGATCCGCAAGGATTGGCTGGATAAATATAATCTGCCGGTTCCGAAGACCATGGATGAGCTGACGAATGCGCTTGCGGTGTTCAAGGAGAAGGACCCGGCGGGCGGCGGCAAAACCATTCCGTTCACGATCTACGGTTCAGACGGTGTGAACAGCCCCGGGCCTTTCTCGGGTGTCCTCCCGATCCAGTATGCCTTTGGCATTCCTAATGTGTGGAAGCTGGACGGAGACAACGTGGTCCGTGATTTCCAGACGCCTGAATACAAGGCATTCCTGGAGTGGCTGAGAGATTCCTGGAGTAAGGGCCTGATCGACAAGGATGCGCCGGTACTGAAGAACCAGGGGCAGGCGCGGAGTAAGTTCCTTGCGGGCACAGCGGGTGCTTTTGTCGGGAATGTCAGTGATATTGTAGAGACCAACGTAGAAAAGCTGAAGCAGACGGACCCGAAGGCCGAAATCGCGATTGTCGATGTGCTTGAAGGCGCGAACGGACAGAAGGGTGCTTCTGTACTTTCCGGGTACTACGGACTGTGGGCGGTTCCAAGCTCCGTGCCGGAGGATAAGGTGCAGCAGATTGTAGACTTCCTTGACTTCACGGCCTCTGAAGAGAATGTAGCGTTCTCCAAAGCGGGAGTCACCGGCATCCATTCCAGTGATTTCAAGAATGGGGTTGCGGTGCAGACCGAGGAGCAGAAGAAGCAGTATGAGCTGGATAAGCCGAACAATTTCATTTTGGAGAACCGTGCAGATCCATATGTGTATGCCAACTCTAAGGAGCCGGACATCCTGGCGCTGCAAAAGGCGACCCTGGATACGATCAGCAAGATCGGAGTGGAGAATCCGTTCCTCAGCTACAACTCACAGTATGCCAGCAAGAATCCGGACAGCTATAAGAAAATGAGTGCGGTAATGACGAAGTATGTGCTGGGCGAGGGAGCCTGGGAGGATGTGCAGAAGGAAATTGATACCTGGACGAAGGGTTCAGGCGAGCAGATCACCAAGGAACTGCTAGACCAGTATCACGCAGAGCATTCCACGAAGTAA
- a CDS encoding ABC transporter permease subunit: MQRALRPKRFHQLWPFYLLAAPGILYFLTFHYIPMTGLILAFKEYSPFKGMMDSPWVGLDNFRQFFGTSDFYMLLKNTLLISLLNLIIYFPFTIFLSLLLNEVRLKVFKRVSQTIVYLPHFLSWVVIYGITISFFGPSGVINHYLGQWFDGNANFLVSNEWFRPLVIFQSIWKDAGWGTIIFLAALAGINPEQYEAAKVDGASRLQSIWHITLPGIKGTIVILLLLRLGSSMDSNFMQIFLMTNSLNLDVSNVFDLFVYHVGLEQFNYSFAITVGMFKSVASLILVLGANYAARLLGEEGIF, translated from the coding sequence GTGCAGAGAGCTTTACGACCCAAACGGTTTCATCAGCTATGGCCCTTTTATTTACTGGCAGCACCGGGTATTCTCTACTTTCTCACCTTTCATTACATCCCGATGACAGGACTCATTCTGGCCTTCAAGGAATACAGCCCGTTCAAGGGCATGATGGACAGTCCCTGGGTAGGGCTGGATAATTTCAGACAGTTTTTCGGAACCTCCGATTTCTATATGTTGCTGAAAAATACGCTGCTGATCAGTCTGCTGAATCTGATCATTTATTTTCCCTTTACCATCTTCCTGTCGCTGCTTCTGAATGAAGTACGGCTCAAGGTGTTCAAGCGTGTCTCGCAGACCATCGTATATCTGCCCCATTTTCTCTCCTGGGTCGTGATTTACGGGATTACGATTTCCTTCTTTGGGCCTTCGGGCGTCATTAACCATTACCTCGGCCAGTGGTTTGACGGCAACGCCAATTTCCTGGTCAGCAACGAATGGTTCCGGCCGCTGGTCATCTTCCAGTCGATCTGGAAGGATGCGGGCTGGGGCACGATTATCTTCCTGGCGGCACTGGCGGGGATTAACCCTGAGCAGTATGAAGCAGCCAAGGTGGATGGAGCAAGCCGACTGCAGAGCATCTGGCATATTACGCTCCCCGGCATCAAAGGGACCATCGTGATTCTGCTGCTGCTTCGTCTCGGATCCTCTATGGACTCCAACTTCATGCAGATCTTCCTGATGACCAATAGCCTTAACCTCGATGTTTCCAATGTGTTCGATCTGTTCGTCTACCATGTCGGTCTGGAGCAATTCAATTACAGCTTCGCGATTACCGTAGGCATGTTCAAATCCGTTGCCAGTCTGATCCTGGTCCTCGGAGCCAATTATGCGGCTAGGCTGCTTGGCGAGGAAGGCATATTCTAG
- a CDS encoding carbohydrate ABC transporter permease, protein MKLKATWFDTIIVVIICLISLLVILPFLYIIAVSFSPPGDSMAGNFFIWPKHWTLDAYSYLLNANTFLTSVKNSVIITAMGTVLSLFVSITLAYALSKKFLPGRRIMLLVIFFTMIFHGGMIPNYLVVKNLGLIDSYWAVVLPAASSAFNIMVIRSFFQSLPESLDEAARIDGAGEFRILYSIVLPLSKPIIATFTLFFMVQFWNEFFSAVIYLNDTTRWPIQPLLRQMVAISASNISAEAAVDASLAANLGPNVQNAAILLAMLPIVMVYPFLQKYFAKGAMLGSIKE, encoded by the coding sequence ATGAAGCTTAAGGCAACCTGGTTTGACACCATTATTGTAGTCATTATTTGCTTAATCAGCTTGCTGGTTATTCTGCCTTTTCTGTATATTATCGCGGTCTCGTTCAGTCCGCCGGGAGATTCGATGGCCGGGAATTTCTTCATCTGGCCTAAGCACTGGACACTGGACGCCTACAGCTATCTGCTGAATGCGAATACGTTCCTGACCTCCGTCAAGAACTCTGTCATTATCACGGCGATGGGCACGGTGCTCAGCCTGTTTGTCTCGATTACACTGGCTTATGCCCTGTCGAAGAAATTTCTGCCCGGACGCCGGATCATGCTGCTGGTTATTTTCTTCACGATGATCTTTCACGGAGGCATGATTCCGAACTATCTGGTCGTCAAAAATCTGGGCCTGATCGATTCCTACTGGGCAGTAGTGCTTCCGGCAGCCTCCAGTGCCTTCAATATCATGGTCATCCGCTCGTTCTTCCAGAGCCTGCCTGAGAGTCTGGACGAAGCGGCAAGAATCGACGGGGCGGGGGAATTCAGGATTCTCTACTCGATCGTGCTGCCGCTGTCCAAACCGATTATCGCCACCTTCACCCTGTTCTTCATGGTGCAGTTCTGGAACGAGTTCTTCTCGGCGGTCATCTACCTGAATGATACGACGCGCTGGCCGATTCAACCGCTCCTGCGGCAGATGGTAGCGATCAGCGCCTCCAATATCTCGGCAGAGGCGGCGGTGGATGCCTCGCTTGCAGCCAATCTTGGACCCAATGTCCAGAATGCGGCCATTCTGCTGGCGATGCTGCCTATAGTCATGGTGTACCCTTTCCTGCAAAAGTATTTTGCCAAGGGTGCCATGCTAGGTTCGATTAAGGAATAG
- a CDS encoding alginate lyase family protein: MIELTMGYKDLRHNPAYTKPQLSAGEFLSTMLDLNRPELAEVAAKLDLGDVPGAQDAYLEVIAAGNNGRYYFEVKDVPGLTAYAASHYSGEEEAQQDIAEADRIVEGDIPLFKGKRVVFRHGSYDWNSWLFDSSQYQLHLTRFVYVKRLSRAYALTGDDKYAKCFNDMISHFIDDNPMPVDDTFRAEHSTWDPLSAGVRMFMLPEAFITFFGSPAFEPEVKLKLIQSFQQHGEYVRKYHASGGNHVCMQLRGLTQTALLLPELKDSAAWLEYAGRKLPGYILENVYPDGVQFEGSPNYHLIVMRELYELVVLYQKLGIDAGEYQETLEKMYVVTMHLLAPDGQLVKFGDTDVQVLSELRNVMSLGAYLYQRGDFKALGHERLPFSLLWRVGPEAATEYDKLKAVEPAETAACFPAGGYVTSRQGWSRSDMYMAMRAGVGIGGHAHSDALSLVLYAGGRELLADSGMGLFEWNKERKYTVSTRAHNTVVIDGQDQHVRSFHWNTPPTASCRIWDTEFNEAYDYAFASQYGYTRYEDPVVHSRKVLFVKNSYWLIVDLFEAEGQHRYEQYFHLPPGAAAYDSLSGEVVSQLEGANLLLKPLPSGLAEDQLTLEQGLIFKQGHYSGNPVMKRSLTLTGSAAIVTLAVPFGAAKPQVHAERLPVRQHGELLSVQEATALRIVMEDRVDDICLYHKSVDVTSYLDHTGNIISEALLPHKTEPEGIAFAGGSYNRDVIVNIGLRE; the protein is encoded by the coding sequence ATGATTGAATTGACTATGGGTTATAAGGACCTGCGGCACAATCCCGCATACACGAAGCCGCAGCTTTCTGCTGGAGAATTCTTAAGCACGATGCTGGATTTGAACAGACCGGAGCTTGCAGAGGTAGCTGCAAAGCTGGACTTAGGCGATGTCCCCGGAGCACAGGATGCTTATTTAGAAGTCATTGCAGCGGGTAACAACGGAAGATATTACTTTGAGGTGAAGGATGTTCCTGGGCTTACGGCGTACGCCGCCAGCCATTACAGCGGAGAGGAGGAGGCGCAGCAGGATATTGCCGAGGCGGACCGGATTGTGGAGGGGGATATTCCCCTGTTCAAAGGGAAAAGAGTGGTCTTCCGGCACGGAAGCTATGACTGGAACAGCTGGCTGTTCGACAGCTCGCAGTATCAGCTGCATCTGACCCGGTTCGTCTATGTGAAGCGCCTGTCCAGAGCCTATGCGCTGACCGGTGATGACAAATACGCCAAATGCTTCAATGATATGATCAGCCATTTCATTGACGATAACCCTATGCCGGTGGATGATACGTTCCGGGCGGAGCATTCAACCTGGGACCCCCTGTCGGCAGGTGTGCGGATGTTCATGCTGCCGGAAGCCTTCATTACCTTCTTCGGCTCCCCGGCCTTCGAGCCTGAGGTGAAGCTGAAGCTGATTCAGTCCTTCCAGCAGCATGGGGAATATGTCCGCAAATACCATGCCAGCGGCGGCAACCATGTCTGCATGCAGCTCCGGGGGCTGACTCAGACGGCGCTGCTTCTGCCGGAGCTGAAGGATTCTGCTGCGTGGCTGGAATACGCCGGACGTAAGCTGCCGGGATACATCCTTGAGAACGTCTACCCCGACGGGGTACAGTTCGAAGGCAGCCCGAATTACCACCTGATCGTCATGCGCGAGCTGTATGAACTGGTGGTTCTGTACCAGAAGCTCGGCATCGATGCCGGAGAATACCAGGAGACGCTGGAGAAAATGTATGTCGTCACGATGCATCTGCTGGCACCGGACGGGCAGCTGGTCAAGTTCGGCGATACCGATGTTCAGGTGCTCAGCGAGCTGCGCAATGTCATGAGCCTGGGCGCTTATCTGTATCAGCGGGGGGACTTCAAAGCGCTCGGGCATGAGCGGCTGCCGTTCTCTCTGCTGTGGAGAGTGGGGCCGGAGGCTGCAACGGAGTATGATAAGCTGAAGGCCGTGGAGCCTGCGGAGACGGCAGCCTGCTTCCCGGCAGGCGGATATGTGACCTCGCGCCAGGGCTGGAGCCGCAGTGATATGTACATGGCGATGCGTGCAGGTGTCGGGATCGGCGGGCATGCGCATTCCGATGCGCTCAGTCTGGTGCTCTACGCCGGAGGACGCGAGCTGCTGGCGGATTCGGGTATGGGCTTGTTCGAGTGGAACAAGGAACGTAAATATACAGTCTCGACCCGGGCCCATAACACTGTAGTTATCGACGGGCAGGACCAGCATGTCCGCAGCTTCCACTGGAATACGCCGCCTACGGCGAGCTGCAGAATCTGGGATACAGAGTTCAATGAAGCCTATGATTATGCCTTTGCGAGCCAGTACGGGTATACCCGGTACGAAGATCCGGTGGTTCACTCCCGCAAGGTGCTGTTCGTCAAGAACAGCTATTGGCTGATCGTGGACCTGTTCGAAGCAGAAGGCCAGCACCGTTATGAGCAGTACTTCCACCTGCCGCCGGGTGCAGCGGCCTACGATTCTCTCAGCGGGGAAGTGGTCTCGCAGCTGGAGGGAGCCAATCTGCTGCTGAAGCCGCTGCCCTCCGGGCTGGCGGAGGACCAGCTGACGCTGGAGCAGGGACTGATCTTCAAGCAGGGCCACTACAGCGGGAATCCGGTAATGAAACGTTCCCTTACCTTGACTGGGAGTGCGGCGATCGTAACCCTGGCCGTTCCCTTCGGCGCAGCGAAGCCGCAGGTGCATGCAGAACGGCTGCCTGTCCGGCAACATGGGGAATTGCTCTCGGTGCAGGAGGCAACTGCGCTGCGTATCGTGATGGAGGATCGGGTGGATGACATCTGCCTTTACCATAAGAGTGTCGATGTCACCAGCTACCTTGACCATACCGGCAATATTATCTCCGAGGCGCTGCTGCCCCACAAGACGGAGCCGGAAGGCATCGCGTTTGCCGGAGGCAGCTATAACCGGGATGTTATTGTTAATATTGGTCTTAGAGAATAG
- a CDS encoding iron-siderophore ABC transporter substrate-binding protein has protein sequence MNRKKSIHILLLAVLLLILAACSNRAGQPASGEQSPSASQTKDQAAAEPGTRTITHLKGEAVIPSKIEKVVVLAAEYIDHLLTIGEKPSGVNTEVRYGGEYLPYLADKLQGVQTVGSADNPNLEAITLLDPDVILIESRTAENKYEQLNKIAPTIVLGNEWLDYGDDTSFWTKDLLTIAEMYDKTDLAKEKIAELEQKTVQASEKIKALDNKKLAYLRVREKALQVYAQKGHPTNALLYQDLGFEPAALTPEEQRADLSLEKTPELGADIIVLETDPNARDFLGNMQKSALWKNIPAVQEGRVHETDSFWLFKGWGVIGRGEIIDEINAWMEP, from the coding sequence ATGAATAGAAAGAAATCCATCCATATCCTGCTCCTTGCCGTTCTGCTGCTGATACTGGCCGCTTGCAGCAATAGAGCGGGACAACCGGCTTCCGGAGAGCAGAGTCCCTCCGCTTCCCAAACCAAGGATCAGGCGGCTGCGGAACCGGGCACACGCACAATTACCCATCTTAAGGGAGAAGCCGTGATTCCGTCCAAAATCGAAAAGGTCGTTGTTCTCGCGGCAGAGTACATAGATCATCTGTTGACTATCGGAGAGAAGCCCTCCGGTGTGAACACCGAGGTCCGGTACGGAGGAGAGTATCTTCCCTATCTGGCTGACAAGCTGCAGGGGGTACAAACTGTAGGTTCGGCGGATAATCCCAACCTTGAGGCCATTACCTTGCTTGATCCGGATGTGATTCTTATTGAGAGCCGGACGGCCGAGAATAAGTATGAGCAACTGAACAAAATCGCTCCTACCATCGTTCTTGGAAATGAATGGCTTGATTATGGCGACGATACTTCCTTTTGGACCAAGGATCTGCTAACCATTGCGGAGATGTATGACAAGACGGACCTGGCGAAGGAAAAAATTGCTGAACTGGAACAGAAAACGGTCCAGGCCAGCGAGAAAATCAAAGCGCTGGACAACAAAAAACTTGCCTATCTCCGTGTACGCGAGAAGGCGCTCCAAGTGTATGCACAAAAAGGTCATCCGACCAATGCTTTGCTCTACCAGGATCTCGGATTTGAGCCTGCAGCACTTACGCCGGAAGAGCAAAGAGCGGATTTATCTCTGGAGAAAACGCCGGAGCTTGGGGCAGACATTATCGTCCTCGAGACGGACCCGAATGCCCGGGATTTTTTGGGCAATATGCAGAAGAGCGCACTCTGGAAGAACATTCCCGCCGTACAGGAAGGAAGGGTTCATGAGACCGATTCCTTTTGGCTCTTCAAGGGCTGGGGAGTTATCGGCCGGGGTGAGATTATTGATGAAATAAACGCATGGATGGAGCCATGA
- a CDS encoding AraC family transcriptional regulator, whose product MLSTIPQAAFRLERLFFSSVHSYYGRFAEGETLPRRTLHHHALCYVTEGKGQIILNGGLLTANKGDFFLLLPETSVEGKALTAEPLRYMIIFFSCIQLRKDHMHQELHSPVFPVNGKLEAPGHPRAAEISRQMTSFHRTRNPEDIMHAKYRLQQLLALILQPGKRIGQDKAVGMDNVLAYMKNNYNQELKVGQLALMAGLSTNHFIRAFKQLTEKTPMAYLLEERIKRAKQLLFSSERVKQIAKEVGYKDEHYFSRVFKKSEGVAPASYLKNNHIRIAVLYYGLDDYLMTLGLTPVAALSYRERVSRNYSLPYPGVLEQEIVRLNGSRLNYEELARVRPDLIIGSDRLLPGELLESIAPTVVLKHTDNVEQQLSRLSRILGREQQADDWMNCYTEQKHLLRSRLEAQNVLLPTVSFIRVSSEFYRLYGASNQTGTLLYRDLGLRPSLSFSEQTEAVDFEIDELPRYNPGYIFLAADPTLESRQRLETLLSSQEWSSLDAVRQRRVFDAGDLLFKTLGPSGRMWAMSYVASRIGTLNDRIIHANRGL is encoded by the coding sequence ATGTTATCCACAATACCACAGGCAGCGTTCAGGCTGGAGCGCTTGTTTTTTTCAAGCGTACACAGCTATTACGGAAGATTTGCAGAAGGGGAAACTTTGCCCCGAAGGACCCTTCACCACCATGCCTTGTGTTATGTCACAGAAGGTAAAGGGCAGATTATCCTAAATGGGGGGCTGCTTACGGCGAATAAAGGAGACTTCTTTTTGTTGTTGCCCGAAACTTCAGTGGAAGGCAAAGCGCTGACGGCAGAACCGCTACGTTATATGATCATTTTCTTCTCCTGTATACAGCTTCGTAAGGATCACATGCACCAGGAGCTCCATTCTCCGGTATTTCCGGTTAACGGGAAGCTTGAAGCACCCGGCCATCCACGGGCTGCAGAGATCAGCCGGCAAATGACCTCCTTTCACCGCACCCGTAACCCGGAGGATATCATGCACGCCAAGTACCGGCTGCAACAGCTGCTCGCGTTGATACTTCAACCAGGTAAGCGTATTGGGCAGGACAAGGCTGTAGGGATGGATAATGTGCTCGCCTACATGAAGAACAACTACAACCAAGAGCTTAAAGTTGGGCAACTGGCTCTAATGGCGGGCTTAAGCACCAATCATTTTATCAGAGCGTTCAAGCAGCTTACAGAAAAGACACCTATGGCCTATTTGCTGGAGGAACGGATAAAAAGGGCTAAGCAGCTGCTCTTCTCTTCCGAACGTGTCAAGCAGATCGCCAAGGAAGTGGGCTATAAGGACGAGCATTATTTTAGCCGGGTGTTCAAAAAATCGGAAGGCGTGGCACCGGCCAGCTACCTTAAAAACAATCATATCCGTATTGCTGTTCTCTACTATGGTCTGGATGATTACCTGATGACACTTGGACTGACGCCAGTGGCTGCGCTGTCTTACCGGGAACGGGTGTCAAGAAATTATAGCCTCCCCTACCCGGGTGTGCTGGAGCAGGAAATTGTCCGCCTGAACGGTTCCCGGTTGAATTATGAAGAGCTGGCACGGGTGAGGCCTGATCTGATTATTGGGAGCGACCGTCTGTTACCAGGCGAGTTGCTGGAGTCCATCGCACCCACGGTTGTTCTTAAGCATACCGATAATGTGGAGCAGCAGTTGTCCCGGTTGTCCCGTATTCTGGGCAGAGAGCAGCAGGCTGACGACTGGATGAACTGCTACACAGAGCAGAAGCACCTCCTTAGATCACGGCTGGAAGCACAGAATGTACTGCTGCCCACGGTTTCTTTTATCAGAGTCAGCTCCGAATTCTACCGCCTGTACGGTGCCTCCAATCAGACAGGAACCCTACTATACAGAGATCTTGGACTACGCCCTTCCCTCTCATTCTCTGAACAGACCGAGGCGGTGGATTTTGAGATTGATGAGCTTCCGCGGTATAACCCGGGGTACATCTTTTTGGCTGCGGACCCTACCCTGGAATCGAGACAACGGCTGGAGACGCTGCTGTCATCCCAAGAATGGTCTTCACTGGATGCAGTGAGGCAGCGCCGGGTGTTCGATGCAGGAGATCTGTTGTTCAAAACCCTTGGACCCTCAGGCCGGATGTGGGCCATGTCTTATGTTGCATCCCGGATAGGTACGCTGAACGATAGAATTATCCATGCCAACAGAGGGTTATAA